In Theileria annulata chromosome 3, complete sequence, *** SEQUENCING IN PROGRESS ***, the sequence AGAATcgaaaataatataactTGGTTGATTACAgcataatttaatattatcaagATAAATAGCATCAAGTGAAACTTCCCAATAATGTTCTCTAACAACTGgaaacatttttaaatcacCTTCATAAAATCTGTCATCAGCACCACCAAACATTAATAAAGCATCATcatcattaatataaaatgcAAATTCCTTttccatattattatatgaaaatatattctcTAGTATTGATGGTCCTGATATACTTGACATTTCTGAAAATCCTAATCCAACTATACcttcaaattttattttctaaaaataataagataaaattaggaaaaaataattgtaaaattaggtagaaaaaaataaatgttcaaaattgatcgggttagaggaaataaattttcctcaatCCTATCAACTTGCTGCTATAACTACAcatttggaaaaaataattgtaaattgtaaaataaatatcaaaaaGGTTGCAAAAATGGTAGATAGTGGGGTAGGCTCAATAAAGGtactccgttacggagcttggtcaaggggtaccccgtaaggggtCTATATAACTAGTGGTATAactaggtatataactagtGGTAAATGACTATAGAACTAGTACCCCCCGTAGGGGaggagcaagcaccgtaatggaatACCTGAAAAACATTAGAATCCGATTCATAATCAACAAGTGcaaaattttgtttaaatgacatattattaatattaataatatcattagCAGGTGTACCTTCAATTTCACCAGTACCAAACTaaaaaaaaaataattttaaaaataataaaataacttaaaataactttaaataaataattttatactttaatatgtattttttttggatttaataattttttaaatgtttttgataattttggATTAAATCTTTTGACTAATTTACATGTTTCCATTTGACAATTTGTACCAACTACCCATACATTtctaaataaattttattaattataattatttacgTGCTTCCAGTATCAAATATTGGATGTAATATTTGTGGTGGTGTACCAACACTTATTGTACCAACATATAAActctaaaaaaataattattcaccaaaataatgaaaaaataattgtaaaaaataggattttaaaaataaatcccaaagttgatcgggttaggagaaataaattttctccTCTAGATCAATTTCtgctgcacctaaactacctaatctactactataattaactatactTAACTATTAGcttaaattaattagaaataatgcttaaattaactaattatttaaataagtcaaaaattgatcgggttaggagaaataaaatttcttCTCTAGATCAATCTTGCTGCTGTAACTACTTATAtcgaaaaaataattacaaaaaataaataattgtacTAATAGGTTGCAAAAATGGTAATTAGTGGGGtactccgttacggtgcttggtcaagcagtaaataactattggtttataattaatggtataaatactatatataactatttaaCTAAGGGAGCCCCTTCGGGGCAACTAAGTATTGGTAATTGGAGCTGCTGTtgcaagcaccgtaacggggaAACATAcgtttttaatttgttgtaatggtatatatttaaaatttctattaagattatgattaataaatttatttctatgTTTATTATAACCTAATGAACCAAATGGACCTTGTGATCTTAAAACATATGAAATTTTaccattttcaaattctaaTTGATTTCTACGTGCTAATTCTATTACTGATATATTctcattatattttttcaatccaattattatctaaatcaaattttcaatccaactttattaaaataatttttaatctaatttaactaaataatattaatttaaaagagAAATTACTTGTGAATTGTGTCCATTGTGTGAATTGTGTCCATTGTGTGAATTGTGTCCATTGTGTCCATTATGTCCATTGTGTGAATTGTGTATACAAgatttacaattattttcattccaattacaattattacaattcattaatttacataatacatttatacaaattattatatacaaatttattattatatacaatttcattttaacaaattttcaattaattaataattttaatttattttacagaatttaattttttgacttcatttaattatttaattttaatttaatttgacTTCATTTCAATTTAGAATTTCATTAGCTTTTGACTTCATTACAGTTTAGAATGACTTCATTTAACTTCATTTAActtcattaataattgttagaataattaaattatttgaaaaaaaattataaaaatttgaatcattaaacaacaaaattaattaaaatttatacacatttaaaaaattttaacacatttagttattagaagaaaattttacGATATTTAGAGTTTTAAGCATATTTTTACGATATTTAGAGTTTTAAGCATATTTTTACGATATTTAGAGTTTTAAGCATATTTTTACGatatttagaatttttattaacacATTTGGAAGTTTACgttatttataatttttattaacacATTTGGAAGTTTACGTtatttagaatttttaCGACATTAGAATTTGAACATTagaatttgtaaaaattaaaaatccattaaaaaatttaatcaaattaaaaattttattaataaaatttgaataattaaatttatttatttagataatttaaatttaaatttattgaaatttattataaaagCACCTGAAAGcagtgtaaaatataataattttgatgttgttgaaattattataaaattaatagaatcaaattttaacattttattaaattattaaaattaattaattttattcaaattaagaaaaaaatttaaaatttaacaaaaaaattattcaaattaattaaaattattaaatttattcaaattaacaaaaaattaaaaattaaaacttatttatttaaaaaattatatttatttgaaaaaatttattgaaaaatatatatttaaaattatataatttattttattaaaatattccaataatttatatattacacattattattttttatataatgaaaaatgataaaattatttattggttaattttttcatttttttatcaatttatttcatgtaataaaaattttaaatttattttaataatttaattttaattttaatttaatttagaaattattaataataatttttaggttatattattactaattcTTTTACtacttttattaatacactaaatacttttaatacccttaatacTGTTAATACTGTTAATAGTGAGGATTGGAGTACTAATattgaagaaaatattactcattttgctgcacctaaagTAGGTACTGGACCTACTGGTACTAGGTTCGAATCCCAGTCCAGTACTCCTAACGATAGTACAGTTGTACCTGGTACTAAGGTTAGTAGTAGTACAGTTGTATCTAGTAATGAGGAAACTAGTATTACTAAGGATGGTACCattggaccaagcaccgttactatgggaaagggagctaattttacagctatagagtgtactatgggaaagggagctaattctacagccATAGAGTGTACTAGTGAGAAAAATCCTAATAAAATTGCTGCTGTTACTAATTTTGGGGAGTCAAGTACTAATACTGTGGAAACCCCTGGAGgtattagaaaattaaattatatagaaagaaaggaaataataaagaaaataaatttaaaggataataaattaattaaaaatataatatcgaaatataaattaacagaaataataacaaataaaaaaccgaaattaaagaaaataaaacaatttgaaataaagaaattaacaaatgaaataaattcatttgatGAAGAATTGGAATCATTTGGTGATATCGAACCAACACAAATCAATCATGTGAAGGCTGGtagttttatatattataaaaatgaagtttatatattaatttctataCAACATATTGCACAAGCAAGAGCTAAAGGACATTATAAagttaaaatgaaattattacatactaataaagaaaattctTTTTCTTTCCCAGACGGTGCTAAATTATCCATTATAATAcataataaaatatcatGTATTTATTCACATTttgatattaatactaattcATATGTTTTTATCCGTGACGGTGACAGTGACCATGGAGTTAATAGTAGTAAAGATATTGGAGGAGTTAGTAAAGGTACTGAAGTAGGTGGACTTACTGGAGGTACGGATACTGGAGTTACTGGAGATAGTACTGGAAATAAtataagaataaataagaatatgaatataaatgCATTGAAATATATGAAATCAGGATTAAAAGTGAGTATAACAATGTGGAAAGATAAGATATTGAATGTGTTTATACCATTTCatatagaatataaagtAGTAAAAATCAATACAGGTAATTATGCAGCTACTTTAGATAATGGTTTAACAGTATTAGTACCAACTTATATCAAAGTTAATGATCATATTGAAATCACAACCAAAGCCGGTGAATTCTTAAGAAGAACTAAAATCtcctaaaaatttaatatacataattatattctatagtatataagggtAGTTAGGggtaattaagggtattagtGGGTGTATTAGGTGTATTtaaggagtagttaagtagttaagatATATAAGAGTATATTAGGTATTAGTAGGTATTTAAGAGTATTAGGGGTGTTTAGTACTAGGGTTATTAAGAGTAGTAGCTACTTAGATATATAAGGGTATAAGGTACTACTTAAGGGTTTTAAGGCTATTATTACATTAGGACTAGTAGGTACTAAGGAGTATAGTAagtatatgtataatagtaCTATACAGTAGTAGGTATTAGTATACCTATAGTGAGGTacactagtgtatataCATACAAGTATATTAAGGTACTAGAGTAGTATAGGATTCTACTACAGTACAGTACTTAGGTACTTAAGGCTACGTTAGGTACTCTAGTAGCCTTAAGTATACTATGTACTCTATGTAATATGTATTTTATGGTATAGGACTAAAATTATGTGGTTACAAAGTATTAAACAAAGTCCTGTTTGTTTAATACCAAACGATTGattaaaacttaaattaataaaattagacAGGAACAACAAGACCACCATCGGCCTTGAGTGCAGCATGAGCTGCATGATGAGCAACATGTGCAGCATGGGCAGCCAATGCGTGTACAAATGCATGAGCAGGAAGACCTTCAAGTGCAGGAAGATCAGCGACTAATCCATGAACACCAACTACAAAGGCACCCATACCAAGATGAACACCGACACCAGGGGTAGCACCAGCAGCGAATTTAAGGAATAAGTGGTGTGAACCAACAGCTGGGTGAAGAACTTCCAAGTGGAGGAACTTCTCAGATTCCTTGTTACCTACAAAGTGCAAGTCAAGAAGTACTTCACCAACAGCAGCCTCCCAGACAGCAAAGGATCCACATACTAACTTATGAACCTTGCCATGTACTGGTCTGACCCATGTGAAGAATTTACCTCCCTTAGAAAAGGTCTTGTGAAGGAACACAGTATCGGGAAGCTCTCCGAGTGGGCATTTGCCAGCTGCAACTGAGGTTTTAGTACCATCACCGTGCTTTCCAAAAAGTACAAAGCCTAAGTCCTTCAGGTTCAATTCCTTAGCATGAAGGCCAGATGCCAAAGCAAGTAAAGCTAATATAACGAACTTCATCTCTGACTTAT encodes:
- a CDS encoding uncharacterized protein (note;~Tap-24g11.q1c.C.cand.124 - score = 14.22;~Signal peptide predicted for TA03870 by SignalP 2.0 HMM (Signal peptide probability 1.000, signal anchor probability 0.000) with cleavage site probability 0.982 between residues 17 and 18), with product MKFVILALLALASGLHAKELNLKDLGFVLFGKHGDGTKTSVAAGKCPLGELPDTVFLHKTFSKGGKFFTWVRPVHGKVHKLVCGSFAVWEAAVGEVLLDLHFVGNKESEKFLHLEVLHPAVGSHHLFLKFAAGATPGVGVHLGMGAFVVGVHGLVADLPALEGLPAHAFVHALAAHAAHVAHHAAHAALKADGGLVVPV
- a CDS encoding uncharacterized protein (note;~Tap-24g11.q1c.cand.113 - score = 28.01;~1 probable transmembrane helix predicted for TA03865 by TMHMM2.0 at aa 7-29); translation: MKNDKIIYWLIFSFFYQFISCYIITNSFTTFINTLNTFNTLNTVNTVNSEDWSTNIEENITHFAAPKVGTGPTGTRFESQSSTPNDSTVVPGTKVSSSTVVSSNEETSITKDGTIGPSTVTMGKGANFTAIECTMGKGANSTAIECTSEKNPNKIAAVTNFGESSTNTVETPGGIRKLNYIERKEIIKKINLKDNKLIKNIISKYKLTEIITNKKPKLKKIKQFEIKKLTNEINSFDEELESFGDIEPTQINHVKAGSFIYYKNEVYILISIQHIAQARAKGHYKVKMKLLHTNKENSFSFPDGAKLSIIIHNKISCIYSHFDINTNSYVFIRDGDSDHGVNSSKDIGGVSKGTEVGGLTGGTDTGVTGDSTGNNIRINKNMNINALKYMKSGLKVSITMWKDKILNVFIPFHIEYKVVKINTGNYAATLDNGLTVLVPTYIKVNDHIEITTKAGEFLRRTKIS
- a CDS encoding pepsinogen, putative (note;~Tap-24g11.q1c.C.cand.125 - score = 16.14), translated to METCKLVKRFNPKLSKTFKKLLNPKKIHIKFGTGEIEGTPANDIININNMSFKQNFALVDYESDSNVFQKIKFEGIVGLGFSEMSSISGPSILENIFSYNNMEKEFAFYINDDDALLMFGGADDRFYEGDLKMFPVVREHYWEVSLDAIYLDNIKLCCNQPSYIIFDSGTSLNSFPSSEFNYFKQLIQSVRYPVTVLAPPLRGGCKNGNDMILTYIMGGEKIILRPEEYIYIDNDEYIPGYMQLDVPSEFGHAYVLGSSTFMKFYFTLFQQYTDRPSMVCYSYVTVLVHPLRGY